In the genome of Sorangium aterium, one region contains:
- a CDS encoding nuclear transport factor 2 family protein, whose protein sequence is MESSERKPASPEDSVRQMLVEFARAFERGDVDALCDMFVRDDALIFYGTHDKLHFTRWAEVEASFRRQSEILKDLVCRITGDVQVRLLAGGAAACAGTAGFGIHATMGGVRFDLPALRLTCTVERHGDHWRFVQLHLSVSDRPFLDSVGHVLESA, encoded by the coding sequence ATGGAGTCCTCGGAGAGAAAGCCGGCAAGTCCAGAAGACTCGGTTCGCCAGATGCTCGTCGAGTTCGCGCGCGCCTTCGAGCGAGGCGACGTGGACGCGTTATGCGACATGTTCGTACGTGACGATGCCCTGATCTTCTACGGCACACACGACAAGCTGCACTTCACGCGCTGGGCCGAGGTCGAGGCCTCGTTCCGGCGGCAGAGCGAGATCCTGAAGGACCTCGTGTGCAGGATCACCGGCGATGTCCAGGTGCGTCTGCTGGCCGGGGGAGCGGCCGCCTGCGCCGGGACGGCCGGCTTCGGTATCCACGCCACCATGGGCGGCGTGCGCTTCGACCTGCCCGCGCTCCGACTGACCTGCACGGTGGAGCGCCACGGGGATCACTGGCGGTTCGTGCAGCTCCACCTCTCCGTGTCGGACAGGCCGTTCCTCGACAGCGTGGGCCACGTGCTCGAGAGCGCCTGA
- a CDS encoding glutathione S-transferase family protein, with product MILIGQYDSPFVRRVAVALQHYGLAYEHRPWSVWADAESIARYNPLRRVPVLVTDGGEPLVESAAILDALDDLVGPERALLPRSGEARRAGLRVCALATGLADKAVSLLYEHVLRTGDRRSPVWVERCTAQIGETLDLLERERAARSGDTWWLGDFSHADIAVACALRFVGEAHPALTDAAKRPALAAHAARCEALPVFAAVVQPLHVAV from the coding sequence ATGATCCTGATTGGCCAGTACGACTCTCCCTTCGTGCGCCGCGTCGCCGTGGCGCTCCAGCATTACGGGCTCGCGTACGAGCACCGCCCGTGGTCGGTGTGGGCCGACGCGGAGTCCATCGCGAGGTACAACCCGCTTCGGCGGGTCCCCGTGCTCGTGACGGACGGCGGGGAGCCGCTCGTGGAGAGCGCGGCGATCCTCGACGCCCTCGACGACCTTGTGGGGCCCGAGCGCGCGCTCCTGCCGCGCTCGGGCGAGGCGCGCCGCGCAGGGCTGCGGGTCTGTGCGCTCGCCACGGGGCTCGCGGACAAGGCGGTGAGCCTGCTCTACGAGCACGTGCTGCGCACAGGCGATCGCCGGAGCCCTGTCTGGGTGGAGCGCTGCACCGCGCAGATCGGCGAGACGCTCGACCTGCTGGAGCGGGAGCGCGCCGCCCGGAGCGGCGACACCTGGTGGCTGGGCGACTTCAGCCACGCCGACATCGCGGTCGCCTGCGCGCTGCGCTTCGTCGGCGAGGCGCACCCGGCCCTCACCGACGCCGCGAAGCGGCCGGCGCTGGCCGCGCACGCGGCGCGCTGCGAGGCGCTCCCGGTATTCGCGGCGGTGGTACAGCCGCTCCACGTGGCCGTGTAG
- a CDS encoding bifunctional 4-hydroxy-2-oxoglutarate aldolase/2-dehydro-3-deoxy-phosphogluconate aldolase: MNREQVVRRVEEIGVVPVVRAPRGELAVRAARALCAGGIEVIEITMTVPDALSVMREIASRMGDHVLVGAGTVLTADAARRCIEAGAEFIVSPGLDLEVIRAAHDLGKAVFPGALTPTEVITAWNAGADTVKLFPCSAMGGAKYLRALRAPLPEVKMMPTGGVNLTTARDFIEAGAVALGVGGELVDAAALAAGRDEVLTERAREFMSVVGAARAELKKGARA, translated from the coding sequence ATGAACAGGGAGCAAGTCGTCCGCCGCGTCGAGGAGATCGGCGTCGTCCCCGTCGTGCGCGCGCCGCGCGGAGAGCTCGCCGTGCGGGCCGCTCGCGCGCTGTGCGCGGGGGGCATCGAGGTCATCGAGATCACGATGACCGTCCCCGACGCCCTGTCCGTCATGCGCGAGATCGCCTCGCGGATGGGGGACCACGTCCTCGTCGGCGCGGGCACCGTGCTCACCGCGGACGCGGCCCGCCGGTGCATCGAGGCCGGCGCCGAGTTCATCGTGAGCCCGGGGCTCGACCTGGAGGTCATCCGCGCGGCGCACGATCTCGGGAAGGCGGTATTCCCGGGGGCGCTCACGCCGACCGAGGTGATCACCGCGTGGAACGCCGGCGCCGACACGGTGAAGCTGTTCCCGTGCTCCGCCATGGGGGGCGCGAAGTACCTGCGCGCCCTGCGCGCGCCGCTCCCGGAGGTGAAGATGATGCCGACCGGCGGGGTCAACCTGACGACAGCCAGGGATTTCATCGAGGCCGGCGCCGTGGCGCTCGGGGTCGGCGGCGAGCTCGTGGACGCCGCGGCGCTCGCGGCGGGCAGGGACGAGGTCCTCACGGAGCGCGCGCGTGAGTTCATGTCCGTGGTCGGCGCCGCGCGTGCAGAGCTCAAGAAGGGCGCGCGGGCGTAG
- a CDS encoding sugar kinase: MQIRSAKGCQWDQVSLGEVMLRLDPGERRVHTARTFDVGEGGGEYNVARGLRRCFGLRTAIVTALADNAVGRLIEDLMLQGGVDTSFLRWVDYDGVGRDVRNGLNFTERGFGPRAAAGCSDRGHSAASKLRPGDVPWETLFGERGARWLHTGGIFCALSETTADVAHEAMEVARAHDVRISYDLNYRPSLWKNFGGQRRAREVNRALMPYVDCVFGNEEDFVAGLGFEVSGVDSSYSQLDTNGFRRMISEVVAAYPNISVVATSLRTAKTASVNGWGGILYYKGELHEVPQRDIEILDRVGGGDSFASGIIYGLLTEQSPRWALECGVAHGALAMSTPGDTSMASLAEVRRAMSGAGARIER, translated from the coding sequence ATGCAGATTCGCAGTGCAAAAGGTTGCCAGTGGGACCAGGTGAGCCTCGGCGAGGTGATGCTGCGCCTCGACCCGGGTGAGCGCCGCGTCCACACGGCGCGGACGTTCGACGTCGGCGAAGGCGGGGGAGAGTACAACGTGGCGCGGGGGCTCCGGCGCTGCTTCGGGCTCCGCACCGCCATCGTCACGGCGCTCGCGGACAACGCCGTCGGGCGCCTCATCGAGGACCTGATGCTCCAGGGCGGGGTCGACACGTCCTTCCTGCGCTGGGTCGACTACGACGGCGTGGGCCGGGACGTGCGCAACGGCCTCAACTTCACCGAGCGCGGGTTCGGGCCCCGCGCCGCCGCCGGCTGCTCGGACCGCGGCCACAGCGCGGCGTCCAAGCTCAGGCCCGGGGACGTGCCGTGGGAGACCCTCTTCGGCGAGCGCGGCGCGCGCTGGTTGCACACAGGCGGCATCTTCTGCGCTCTCTCGGAGACCACGGCCGACGTGGCGCACGAGGCCATGGAGGTCGCGCGCGCGCATGACGTACGGATCTCCTACGACCTCAACTACCGACCCTCGCTGTGGAAGAACTTCGGCGGCCAGCGGCGGGCGCGCGAGGTCAATCGCGCCCTCATGCCGTACGTCGACTGCGTGTTCGGCAACGAGGAGGACTTCGTCGCGGGCCTCGGCTTCGAGGTGTCCGGCGTGGACAGCAGCTACAGCCAGCTCGACACGAACGGCTTCCGCCGGATGATCTCCGAGGTCGTCGCGGCGTATCCCAACATCTCGGTCGTCGCCACGAGCCTCCGGACCGCCAAGACCGCCAGCGTGAACGGCTGGGGTGGTATCCTGTACTACAAGGGCGAGCTCCACGAGGTCCCGCAGCGAGACATCGAGATCCTGGACCGCGTGGGCGGCGGCGACTCGTTCGCTTCGGGGATCATCTATGGCCTCTTGACCGAGCAGAGCCCGCGCTGGGCGCTCGAGTGCGGCGTCGCGCACGGCGCGCTGGCGATGTCGACCCCGGGGGACACCTCGATGGCGTCGCTCGCCGAGGTGCGGAGGGCCATGAGCGGGGCCGGCGCGAGGATCGAGCGATGA
- a CDS encoding amidohydrolase family protein, translating into MKILTSIPTTLAKLCLMMTLSPLAACASSSATTATPPGTAGDTSKAAAPLAVPAEKHGPILDTHIHLYQVTRPGGVVWPEAKQKPIYRDVLPPEYEAIAKQNGVIGTGIVEASPVVDDNFKVLEMTKGNDFFKFLVAQLEIGSPSFSADLARLAADPRVVGIRGFLWSPKLTLDAKQLASLEELAAKGMTLDIISRGTLNPKDKVEALATAVPKLRIIIDHLAGAKGPTPDPAWVDAVQRLAKHPNIYIKFSSFFDMYNPAATEDDPWKAPTDLAAYKAHFDVLMKAFGEDRLIWGSNWPVVDMGGSLASEIEVAELYLKEFGQGARDKVMYKNAQKFYARHP; encoded by the coding sequence ATGAAAATACTCACGAGTATTCCGACGACTCTCGCCAAGCTGTGCCTGATGATGACGCTCTCGCCGCTCGCGGCGTGTGCATCCTCTTCCGCGACCACCGCGACGCCACCCGGGACGGCGGGCGACACGAGCAAAGCGGCGGCCCCGCTGGCCGTGCCGGCGGAAAAGCATGGTCCGATCCTCGACACGCACATCCATCTCTACCAGGTCACGCGTCCGGGCGGCGTCGTTTGGCCGGAAGCCAAGCAGAAGCCGATCTACCGCGACGTGTTGCCCCCGGAGTATGAAGCCATCGCGAAGCAGAATGGCGTCATCGGCACCGGCATCGTCGAAGCCAGCCCCGTCGTCGACGACAACTTCAAGGTCCTCGAGATGACGAAGGGCAACGACTTCTTCAAGTTCCTCGTCGCGCAGCTCGAGATCGGCTCGCCGAGCTTCAGCGCCGATCTGGCGCGCCTCGCCGCGGACCCGCGCGTGGTCGGCATTCGCGGCTTCCTCTGGAGCCCGAAGCTGACGCTCGACGCCAAGCAGCTCGCCTCGCTGGAGGAGCTCGCGGCCAAGGGCATGACGCTCGACATCATCAGCCGCGGCACCCTGAACCCGAAGGACAAGGTCGAGGCGCTCGCGACCGCGGTGCCCAAGCTCCGTATCATCATCGACCACCTGGCGGGCGCGAAAGGGCCGACGCCGGATCCGGCCTGGGTCGACGCGGTTCAGCGGCTGGCCAAGCACCCGAACATCTACATCAAGTTCTCGTCGTTCTTTGACATGTACAACCCGGCCGCCACCGAGGACGATCCCTGGAAGGCGCCGACCGACCTCGCGGCGTACAAGGCGCACTTCGACGTGCTGATGAAGGCCTTCGGCGAAGACCGGCTGATCTGGGGCAGCAACTGGCCCGTCGTCGACATGGGCGGCAGCCTCGCGTCGGAGATCGAGGTCGCCGAGCTCTACCTCAAGGAGTTTGGTCAGGGAGCGCGTGACAAGGTCATGTACAAGAACGCGCAGAAGTTCTACGCGCGTCACCCCTGA
- a CDS encoding zinc-binding alcohol dehydrogenase family protein, whose product MKALTITGPSVAQVSQIREPKPAHDEVLIRVQRVGLCGSDLNTFLGKNPMVTYPRVLGHEVAGTIVELGSGVEADWRVGTDVTFTPYTACGGCPSCRAGRRNACRDNKTMGVQRDGALTELVAVPYQKLFTSRKLNLTELALVEPFSVGFHAAARGRVEAGETVLVMGCGGVGLGAIAGAVSRGARVIALDTQDEKFALARALGAREAVLGDADARQRVMDLTNGDGPDVVIEAVGATATYRNAVDWVKFCGRVVYIGYGKEPVSYETRLFVMKELDILGSRNCLNEFSDVIAFFERRTFDPNILISRSIPIEGAPEALADWAAHPGRTSKIMVSMS is encoded by the coding sequence ATGAAAGCCCTGACGATCACCGGTCCGTCGGTTGCACAGGTGAGCCAGATCCGCGAGCCCAAACCGGCGCACGATGAGGTGTTGATCCGCGTGCAACGGGTCGGTTTGTGCGGCTCCGACTTGAACACGTTCTTGGGCAAGAACCCGATGGTGACGTACCCTCGGGTGCTGGGGCACGAGGTGGCCGGCACCATCGTGGAGCTCGGCTCGGGCGTCGAGGCGGACTGGCGCGTCGGTACCGACGTCACGTTCACGCCCTACACGGCGTGCGGCGGGTGTCCCTCGTGCCGCGCGGGACGGCGCAACGCCTGCCGCGACAACAAGACCATGGGCGTGCAGCGCGACGGCGCGCTGACCGAGCTCGTGGCCGTCCCGTACCAGAAGCTCTTCACGTCACGGAAGCTGAACCTCACGGAGCTCGCGCTCGTCGAGCCGTTCTCGGTAGGCTTTCACGCGGCCGCGCGAGGGCGCGTCGAGGCCGGCGAGACCGTGCTGGTGATGGGCTGTGGCGGCGTGGGGCTCGGGGCCATCGCCGGCGCGGTGAGCCGCGGCGCGCGCGTGATCGCGCTCGACACGCAGGACGAAAAGTTCGCGCTCGCCAGGGCGCTCGGCGCGCGGGAGGCGGTGCTCGGGGACGCCGATGCACGCCAACGCGTGATGGACCTGACGAACGGCGACGGGCCGGATGTCGTCATCGAAGCCGTGGGCGCGACCGCGACTTACCGCAACGCCGTGGACTGGGTGAAATTTTGCGGCCGAGTCGTGTACATCGGGTACGGCAAAGAGCCGGTGAGCTACGAGACCAGGCTGTTCGTGATGAAGGAGCTCGACATCCTCGGCTCGCGCAACTGCCTGAACGAGTTCTCGGACGTGATCGCCTTCTTCGAGCGACGCACGTTCGACCCGAACATCCTGATTTCGAGATCGATCCCCATCGAAGGCGCGCCAGAGGCGCTCGCCGACTGGGCAGCCCACCCCGGTCGAACGTCCAAGATCATGGTGAGCATGTCGTGA
- a CDS encoding mannitol dehydrogenase family protein: MGNPILQFGTSRFLQAHADFFISEALGAGRALGTITVVQTTSNPESRARIDALRAQGRYPVRIRGLRREQVVDTTIECSSITEALDANTDWPLVRERFANDARVVISNTSDSGYACLPEDTATLLAPGAGVPRGFAAKLVTLLLARFEAGAAPLTLLPCELVSNNGDTLRALVAGLARQWGADAAFLRYIEHTCIWVNSLVDRIVSEPIRPVGAIAEPYALWAIERREGMVLPCQHEAMIVTDDLLHYERLKLLLLNLGHTYLAERWQLDGRPSDENTLRAMRDPALRADLEALWRDEVVPVFDALGKGAAARAYLDEVRQRFQNPFLDHRLSDIARNHGEKKRRRFGPVIELARELGLNLDQPRLHAALRTAVPA; encoded by the coding sequence ATGGGCAATCCGATTCTTCAGTTCGGCACGAGCCGGTTCCTGCAGGCTCACGCGGACTTTTTCATCTCGGAGGCGCTCGGCGCCGGCCGCGCGCTCGGGACCATCACCGTGGTGCAGACCACGTCGAACCCCGAGAGCCGCGCGCGCATCGACGCGCTGCGCGCGCAGGGGCGTTACCCCGTGCGGATCCGCGGGCTGCGCCGCGAACAGGTCGTCGATACGACGATCGAATGCAGCTCGATCACGGAAGCGCTCGATGCGAACACCGACTGGCCGCTCGTGCGCGAGCGCTTCGCGAACGATGCGCGCGTCGTGATCTCGAACACGAGCGACAGCGGATACGCCTGCTTGCCCGAGGACACGGCGACATTGCTCGCGCCCGGCGCGGGCGTGCCGCGCGGGTTCGCCGCGAAGCTCGTCACCTTGCTGCTCGCACGCTTCGAGGCGGGCGCCGCGCCGCTCACGCTGCTGCCTTGCGAGCTCGTCTCGAACAACGGTGACACGCTGCGCGCGCTCGTCGCCGGCCTCGCGCGCCAATGGGGCGCCGATGCCGCCTTCCTGCGCTACATCGAGCACACGTGCATCTGGGTGAACTCGCTGGTCGACCGGATCGTCTCCGAGCCGATCCGCCCCGTCGGCGCGATCGCCGAGCCCTACGCGCTCTGGGCGATCGAGCGGCGCGAGGGCATGGTGCTGCCGTGCCAGCATGAAGCGATGATCGTGACGGACGACCTGCTCCATTACGAACGCTTGAAGCTGCTGCTCCTGAACCTCGGGCACACCTACCTCGCCGAGCGCTGGCAGCTGGACGGGCGCCCCTCGGACGAGAACACGCTGCGCGCGATGCGCGATCCGGCCTTGCGCGCCGATCTCGAGGCGCTCTGGCGCGACGAGGTGGTCCCCGTCTTCGACGCGCTCGGCAAGGGCGCTGCCGCGCGCGCCTACCTCGACGAGGTGCGCCAGCGCTTCCAGAACCCGTTCCTCGATCACCGGCTCTCCGACATCGCGCGCAACCATGGCGAAAAGAAGCGGCGCCGCTTCGGGCCCGTGATCGAGCTCGCGCGCGAGCTCGGCCTGAACCTCGATCAGCCCCGGCTGCACGCGGCGCTTCGCACGGCCGTGCCCGCATGA
- a CDS encoding MFS transporter — protein sequence MRKMRWVVLFLCFLAVAVNYIDRANLAVAAPQIEKELGIGPAQMGFIMSGFFWTYALMQMPFGWFVDRVGARIALPIAVGWWSLFTAATAGVSSVAAMFGCRLLLGVGEAGAYPACAKLVSQWFKPRERALATGIFDSGARVGSALSIPLVALIIDSFGWKAAFIITGLFGAVWILGWVVIYRSPAHGDMTGAQDVVHAAPAEDAQNSVTWASLFRHRTLWGMMLGFFCLNFTNYFFITWFPSYLVQTRGFSLKSLGTFGMIPALMAIPGGWIGGFVSDALYRRGWSLTAARKTCMVGGMLVSSTITLSALTSNIYLMLACFGISYASLAFAGASVWSLPGDVAPTPRHVASISGIQNFASNLAGIVITTFTGVMVSLTQGSFTIPLVVAGGFCLLGAFSYLVIVGKIEPLQVRSAPIAARYPSLDIDRDSSPTSAG from the coding sequence ATGAGAAAGATGCGTTGGGTCGTGCTCTTCCTGTGCTTTCTCGCGGTCGCCGTCAACTACATCGATCGCGCCAATCTGGCGGTCGCGGCGCCCCAGATCGAGAAGGAGCTCGGGATCGGCCCCGCCCAGATGGGGTTCATCATGAGCGGCTTTTTCTGGACCTACGCGCTCATGCAGATGCCGTTCGGCTGGTTCGTCGACCGTGTGGGCGCGCGCATCGCGCTGCCGATCGCCGTCGGCTGGTGGTCGCTGTTCACCGCGGCGACCGCCGGCGTATCGAGCGTCGCGGCCATGTTCGGCTGCCGATTGCTGCTCGGCGTGGGCGAAGCCGGCGCCTACCCGGCCTGCGCCAAGCTCGTGAGCCAATGGTTCAAGCCGCGCGAGCGCGCGCTCGCGACGGGCATCTTCGACAGCGGTGCGCGCGTCGGCTCGGCGCTGTCGATTCCCCTCGTCGCGCTCATCATCGACTCGTTCGGATGGAAGGCGGCCTTCATCATCACGGGCCTGTTCGGCGCGGTGTGGATCCTCGGCTGGGTCGTCATCTACCGCAGCCCCGCGCACGGCGACATGACGGGCGCGCAGGACGTCGTCCACGCAGCGCCCGCCGAGGACGCGCAGAACAGCGTGACGTGGGCGTCGCTCTTCCGCCACCGCACGCTCTGGGGCATGATGCTCGGCTTCTTCTGCCTCAATTTCACCAATTACTTCTTCATCACGTGGTTCCCGAGCTACCTCGTGCAGACGCGCGGCTTCTCGCTCAAGTCGCTCGGCACGTTCGGCATGATCCCCGCGCTGATGGCGATTCCGGGCGGCTGGATCGGCGGCTTCGTCTCCGACGCGCTCTATCGCCGTGGCTGGAGCCTCACCGCCGCGCGCAAGACCTGCATGGTCGGCGGCATGCTGGTGTCGTCGACGATCACGCTGTCGGCGTTGACCTCCAACATCTATCTGATGCTCGCCTGCTTCGGCATATCCTACGCGAGCCTTGCGTTCGCCGGCGCCAGCGTCTGGTCCCTTCCCGGCGACGTCGCGCCCACGCCGCGCCACGTGGCTTCGATCAGCGGCATCCAGAACTTTGCGTCGAACCTGGCCGGCATCGTCATCACGACGTTCACCGGCGTGATGGTCTCGCTGACCCAAGGATCGTTCACGATCCCGCTCGTCGTGGCGGGCGGCTTCTGCCTGCTCGGCGCGTTCAGCTACCTCGTCATCGTCGGCAAGATCGAGCCGCTCCAGGTCAGGTCGGCGCCGATCGCCGCGAGGTACCCCAGCCTGGATATTGACCGAGATAGCTCGCCTACGAGCGCAGGATGA
- a CDS encoding UxaA family hydrolase — protein MSVAASLLQIDPRDDVAVAVRGLAAGDSVADAITARVDIPAGHKVALRAMAAGELVRKYGWPIGRATVDIKPGDHVHTHNLATALSGLDTYTYEPTTPDPLPATEDRTFMGYRRKDGRVGTRNEIWILSTVGCVARTAQKVAAEADRRFKGRVDGVYALTHPFGCSQLGGDLDATRRMTVALAGHPNAGGVLIIGLGCENNQLGPLLESAPHLDPDRLRSFTAQTAEDELEAGLEAVEELVRIVERDRREPCPVSDLVIGLKCGGSDGFSGLTANPLVGRIADKVCAAGGSAILTEIPEIFGAERLLMTRAESEAVYEGIVGVVNNFKSYFIAHGEPVSENPSPGNIAGGITTLEEKSLGAVQKAGRAPVTEVVHYGGQIRGTPGVALLEAPGNDAVSSTALAAAGATVILFTTGRGTPLGFPAPTLKLATNSSLAQRKQRWIDFDAGRIASGESMDAAADALMDLVLATASGRPTRAEENGEREIALWKRGVTL, from the coding sequence ATGAGCGTGGCAGCCTCCCTGTTGCAGATCGATCCCCGAGATGATGTGGCCGTCGCCGTGCGCGGCCTGGCCGCCGGCGATTCGGTGGCCGACGCGATCACCGCCCGCGTCGACATCCCGGCCGGACACAAGGTGGCGCTGCGCGCGATGGCCGCTGGCGAGCTGGTGCGGAAGTACGGCTGGCCAATCGGGCGGGCGACAGTGGACATAAAGCCGGGCGATCACGTGCACACGCACAACCTGGCCACCGCGCTCTCCGGCCTCGACACCTACACCTACGAGCCCACGACCCCTGATCCCCTTCCCGCCACCGAAGACCGCACCTTCATGGGCTACCGGCGGAAGGACGGGCGGGTGGGGACCCGCAACGAGATCTGGATCCTATCGACGGTGGGCTGCGTCGCGCGCACCGCCCAGAAGGTGGCCGCCGAGGCGGACAGACGCTTCAAGGGCCGGGTGGACGGAGTCTACGCCCTCACCCACCCCTTCGGTTGCTCCCAGCTGGGGGGCGACCTCGATGCCACCCGCCGGATGACCGTTGCCCTGGCCGGCCACCCGAACGCGGGCGGAGTGCTGATCATCGGCCTGGGCTGCGAGAACAACCAGCTCGGCCCGCTCCTCGAGAGCGCCCCGCACCTCGATCCCGATCGCCTGCGGTCCTTCACCGCCCAGACGGCCGAGGACGAGCTCGAGGCGGGCCTCGAGGCCGTCGAGGAACTGGTGAGGATCGTCGAGCGGGACCGCCGCGAGCCCTGCCCCGTCTCCGACCTGGTGATCGGCCTCAAGTGCGGCGGCTCGGACGGCTTCTCGGGGCTGACCGCCAACCCGCTTGTGGGTCGCATCGCCGACAAGGTCTGCGCCGCCGGTGGCTCGGCCATCCTGACCGAGATCCCGGAGATCTTCGGCGCCGAGCGCCTGCTCATGACCCGCGCCGAGAGCGAGGCGGTCTATGAGGGCATCGTCGGCGTGGTGAACAACTTCAAGAGCTACTTCATCGCCCACGGCGAGCCGGTGTCGGAGAACCCCTCGCCCGGCAACATCGCCGGCGGCATCACGACGCTGGAGGAAAAGTCCCTGGGCGCGGTGCAGAAGGCCGGCCGCGCCCCGGTGACCGAGGTGGTCCACTACGGCGGGCAGATCCGCGGCACGCCTGGCGTGGCTCTGCTGGAGGCCCCCGGCAACGACGCGGTCTCGTCCACAGCGCTCGCAGCCGCCGGCGCGACGGTCATCCTCTTCACCACCGGCCGGGGCACGCCCCTCGGTTTCCCCGCGCCGACCCTCAAGCTCGCCACCAACTCCAGCCTGGCCCAGCGCAAGCAGCGCTGGATCGACTTCGACGCCGGCCGCATCGCCTCGGGCGAATCCATGGACGCGGCCGCCGACGCCCTGATGGACCTGGTGTTGGCCACCGCCTCCGGCCGTCCAACCCGCGCCGAGGAGAACGGCGAGCGCGAGATCGCACTTTGGAAGCGGGGCGTCACCCTTTGA
- a CDS encoding DUF1552 domain-containing protein, with protein MNQARFSRRALLQALGVGAAMLPLLHAERAATAAPSAFPKRMIAVTWTNGIFQQNWLPGNDDLNAARLPTILEPLESWKSKVLIPQGVDLKVMLDANRTYDGHFSYGALFTGVSPAPGVSDGVAPSIDQIIGDDLRSKGVSSPQLNLGCRPYGFSTSWAGRNQKNNAETDPYRLFNRLFGGASLPAAQIDKLRKRRQSVLDLVGTDLERFGQRLGTEDRLKVQAHLDSIRALELDLEAAASQRACTPPAIGEGGINYNNINDYPKHVDLMMKLAAAAVKCDLARTVTLDLIDDGGGNSLTFPWLGIGSPDYHAIAHEGANNATQKTAIDRWFYEQVATLVAQLADSSEGDGSALDNSVVVVANDMNEGNYHAVDNIPFLLVGSCGGFFKTGRKVKLGSMPHNKLLATLCHAMDVPVSSVGEGYGGDCDAFLKA; from the coding sequence ATGAACCAGGCGCGATTCTCACGACGAGCACTGCTCCAGGCGCTGGGCGTGGGGGCGGCCATGCTGCCGCTGCTGCACGCCGAGCGCGCGGCCACGGCGGCGCCGAGCGCGTTCCCGAAGCGCATGATCGCTGTGACCTGGACCAACGGCATCTTCCAGCAGAACTGGCTGCCGGGCAACGACGACCTGAACGCGGCGCGCCTCCCGACCATCCTGGAGCCGCTCGAGAGCTGGAAGTCCAAGGTGCTGATCCCCCAGGGGGTCGACCTGAAGGTGATGCTGGACGCGAACCGGACGTACGACGGGCACTTCAGCTATGGCGCGCTCTTCACCGGCGTGAGCCCCGCCCCCGGGGTCAGCGACGGCGTCGCGCCGTCGATCGATCAGATCATCGGAGACGATCTCAGGAGCAAGGGGGTGAGTTCGCCGCAGCTCAACCTCGGCTGCCGCCCCTATGGCTTCTCGACGAGCTGGGCGGGGCGGAATCAGAAGAACAACGCCGAGACGGATCCCTACCGCCTCTTCAACAGGCTCTTCGGAGGGGCGAGCCTGCCGGCAGCCCAGATCGACAAGCTGCGCAAGCGCAGGCAGAGCGTCCTCGATCTGGTGGGGACCGACCTCGAGCGCTTCGGCCAGCGCCTCGGGACGGAGGACCGGCTGAAGGTGCAGGCGCACCTGGACTCGATCCGCGCGCTGGAGCTGGACCTCGAGGCGGCGGCCTCGCAGCGCGCGTGCACGCCGCCCGCGATCGGCGAGGGGGGGATCAACTACAATAACATCAACGACTATCCGAAGCACGTCGACCTGATGATGAAGCTGGCCGCGGCAGCCGTGAAGTGCGACCTGGCCCGGACGGTCACCCTCGATCTCATCGACGACGGCGGGGGCAACAGCCTCACGTTCCCGTGGCTCGGCATCGGCAGCCCCGACTACCACGCCATCGCCCACGAGGGCGCGAACAACGCGACCCAGAAGACGGCGATCGATCGGTGGTTCTACGAGCAGGTCGCCACGCTCGTGGCGCAGCTCGCCGACTCCTCCGAGGGGGACGGGAGCGCGCTCGACAACAGCGTCGTCGTCGTCGCCAACGACATGAACGAGGGGAACTACCACGCCGTAGACAACATCCCGTTCCTGCTCGTCGGGAGCTGCGGGGGGTTCTTCAAGACCGGGCGGAAGGTCAAGCTGGGGAGCATGCCGCACAACAAGCTGCTCGCCACGCTCTGCCACGCGATGGACGTCCCGGTGAGCAGCGTCGGCGAGGGGTACGGCGGAGACTGCGACGCGTTCTTGAAGGCTTGA